From the Kribbella sp. CA-293567 genome, the window CCTGGGGACAGGTGACTTCGGCAAGGACGTCCCGCACGGTACGACGATCGTCGCCGCCACCTTCGACGGTGGTGTGGTGATGGCCGGCGACCGGCGCGCCACGATGGGCAACATCATCGCGCAGCGCGACATCGAGAAGGTCTTCCCGGCCGACGAGTACTCCTGCGTGGCCTTCGCCGGCACCGCGGGCCTCGGAATCGAGATGGTGCGGCTGTTCCAGGTCGAGCTGGAGCACTACGAGAAGCTCGAGGGCACCACGCTCAGCCTCGACGGCAAGGCCAGCCGGCTGACCGCGCTGATCCGCGGCAACCTGCCGATGGCGATGCAGGGCCTGACCGTCGTGCCGCTGTTCGCGGGCTACGACCACGACATCAAGGGCGGCCGGATCTTCTCCTACGATCCGACCGGCGGGCGGTACGAGGAGCGCGCGTTCCACAGCGTCGGCTCCGGCTCGCTGTTCGCCCGTGGCGCGCTGAAGAAGCTCTACCGCGAGAACCTGACCGAGACCGAGACCGTCACGGTGGCCATCCAGTCCCTGGTGGACGCGGCCGACGACGACTCGGCGACCGGCGGTCCGGACATGCTGCGGCGGATCTTCCCGGTGATCGGTGTGGTCACCGCCGACGGGTACCGGCGGCTCCCGGCCGAAGAGGTCGGTGGGCTGGTCGACACCGTCATGGCGGCTCGGCAAGAGCGCCCCGACGGCCCCGCCGCGCCCATCACCTGACCACCATCGACTGATAGAGGACGACACCCTAGATGAGTACGCCGTTCTACGTCTCGCCCGAACAGTTGATGCGGGACCGGGCCGACTTCGCCCGCAAGGGCATCGCCAAGGGCCGCAGCGCGATCGCCCTGCAGTACGCCGACGGCATCCTGTTCGTGGCGGAGAACCGGTCCCCGGCCCTGCACAAGGTGGCCGAGATCTACGACCGGCTCGCCTTCGCCGCCGTCGGCCGGTACAACGAGTTCGAGAACCTGCGGATCGCCGGCGTGCGCCTGGCCGACATGCGCGGGTACTCCTACGACCGGCGCGACGTCACCGGCCGGGCGCTGGCCAACGCCTACGCCCAGACGCTCGGCGCGATCTTCTCCTCCGGTGGTGAGAAGCCGCTCGAGGTCGAGATCCTGGTCGCCGAGGTCGGCGCCAGCACCGCCGAGGACACGATCTACCGGCTCACCTACGACGGCTCGATCGCGGACGTCCGTGGTTACGCCGTGATGGGTGGCCCGGCCGAGCAGGTCGCGGAGTACGTCGGAGAGCACTACTCCGAGGGCATCTCGCTGGCGGGCGCGCTGCGCCTGGCGGTGGACGCCCTCGGGCACGACGGCACCGACGTACGGCAGCTCGAGCCGGACCAGATCGAGGTCGCGATCCTGGACCGGACCCGCACCCAGGTGCGCAAGTTCAAGCGGATCTCGGACGAGACGCTGGCCCGGATCCTGGCCGAGTCCCGCCCGGACACCTCCCCGTCCGAGCCGGCGACCCATGCCGAAGCGGCCGACCAGGCCAACGGCGGCAACTACGAGAGCGAATCGACCGGAGACGCCCCGGTGGCGCCGCCCGCCGACGACACTCCCATTGCCCCGCCGGAAGACCCGGACACCGACCGCCCGCTGTGACGAACTCCGATCCGTCCGCCCCGGACCCGTCCGGGGCGGACGGCGTACGTCCGGGGGATCCGCAGCCGTGGGTGCTGCTCGGCGAAGAGCCGGGGTACGACGGCTTCCTGACGGTACGCCGCCGGCGCTACCGGATGGCGAACGGCCGAGAAGCCGACTGGGACGTCTTCGGCCCCGCGATGAACGCCGGGGTCAATGGTGGCGTCGCCGTACTTCCGTTGACTCCTGACGGCCGTATCGTCACCGTGCGGATGTTCCGCGCGGGTCCTGACCGCGTCGTCACCAACCTCCCCGGCGGCCTGATCGACCCGGGTGAGGATCCCGCCGACGCGGGCCGGCGTGAGCTGGAGGAGGAGACCGGCTACACCTGCGACTCGATCGAGGTGGTCGGCTGGCTCTGGTCGGGCTCGTCCTCGGTCTTCCGCAAGTACGTCGCGATCGCCCGCGGCTGCCGGCCGGACGGCAAGCAGTCCCTCGACGAGTTCGAGGACTGCGTCCCGGCCGAGCTCAGCACTTCCGAGTTCTTGGCCGACCTCCGCACCCCCGGCACGATGACCGGCACCGACGCGGCGTACTTCGCCCTGGACCACGCCGGCCTGCTGTGAAAGCAGTCGTCCGGCGATCTGGTCGGCTTCGTCACGTTGACGGGTTGAAGCAGCGCAGGGGTCTCGTCGGCGGGCAGTAAACTGCTCGATGGACCGCAACTGGCGTTGAGGTGGGTCACCACCGGGGAACGGTCTGCCGATCGGATCGGCCGAGCCGCGCGCCTGGGCATTGAGTCTTCTGTCCAGAGGAGTGCGCTGATGAGTGCGAAGCTGATGATCGGTACCGACCTTGCCGCCGAGCTGGTGAGCAACGCGGGGGAGCGGGCCAGGAAGTTGCGGGACGAGACCGGCGTCCAGCCGTGTCTGGCGACCGTGCTGGTCGGGGACGACCCCGCCTCGGCCACCTACGTCCGGATGAAGCAGAACCGCAGCAAGAAGGCCGGGATCGGCTCGCGCAGCGTCGTACTGCCGGCCACGACCACGACCGAGGAACTGGTTGCCGAGCTACACAAGCTGTCCAACGACCCCGACGTGCACGGCATCCTGCTGCAGCACCCGGTGCCGGCGCAGATCGACGAGCGGGCCGCCTTCGAGGCGATCGCTCCCGCCAAGGACGTCGACGGA encodes:
- the prcA gene encoding proteasome subunit alpha, with the translated sequence MSTPFYVSPEQLMRDRADFARKGIAKGRSAIALQYADGILFVAENRSPALHKVAEIYDRLAFAAVGRYNEFENLRIAGVRLADMRGYSYDRRDVTGRALANAYAQTLGAIFSSGGEKPLEVEILVAEVGASTAEDTIYRLTYDGSIADVRGYAVMGGPAEQVAEYVGEHYSEGISLAGALRLAVDALGHDGTDVRQLEPDQIEVAILDRTRTQVRKFKRISDETLARILAESRPDTSPSEPATHAEAADQANGGNYESESTGDAPVAPPADDTPIAPPEDPDTDRPL
- a CDS encoding NUDIX hydrolase, which codes for MTNSDPSAPDPSGADGVRPGDPQPWVLLGEEPGYDGFLTVRRRRYRMANGREADWDVFGPAMNAGVNGGVAVLPLTPDGRIVTVRMFRAGPDRVVTNLPGGLIDPGEDPADAGRRELEEETGYTCDSIEVVGWLWSGSSSVFRKYVAIARGCRPDGKQSLDEFEDCVPAELSTSEFLADLRTPGTMTGTDAAYFALDHAGLL
- the prcB gene encoding proteasome subunit beta; this encodes MTFDASGRLPEAFLTPGGSSFMDFLAGHAPDLLPGRRDLGTGDFGKDVPHGTTIVAATFDGGVVMAGDRRATMGNIIAQRDIEKVFPADEYSCVAFAGTAGLGIEMVRLFQVELEHYEKLEGTTLSLDGKASRLTALIRGNLPMAMQGLTVVPLFAGYDHDIKGGRIFSYDPTGGRYEERAFHSVGSGSLFARGALKKLYRENLTETETVTVAIQSLVDAADDDSATGGPDMLRRIFPVIGVVTADGYRRLPAEEVGGLVDTVMAARQERPDGPAAPIT